From the Lathyrus oleraceus cultivar Zhongwan6 chromosome 4, CAAS_Psat_ZW6_1.0, whole genome shotgun sequence genome, one window contains:
- the LOC127136193 gene encoding uncharacterized protein LOC127136193 gives MLSKPILHSRIGKWALALTIFSLTFKPLKAMKGQIMVDFIVDHAMVELSLNVVDTTPWRLYLDGSSQKNGTGVRVLILSPQVGPTKFKYMINEKCSNNKSEYEALIVGLQLLKELGAIRIEVRGDSELIIKQVMREYKCIKRSLLKYFVTSTRLLEHFEVADIRHLPKNENQEANELAQVASGYKMSKSSLQDMIEVRGKMVSSTLPIEDVLDENVGRDTEPEEECQETRGVEEACEHEVFSINSSSPTDWRKPIIDYLENPVGSTDRKTKYRALSYVWSSNELLKKTP, from the coding sequence atgttgtctaagCCTATTCTACATAGTAGAATTGGGAAATGGGCACTGGCGTTGACAATTTTTTCTCTAACTTTCAAGCCTTTAAAAGCCATGAAAGGCCAGATCATGGTGGATTTTATAGTGGATCATGCCATGGTCGAATTATCCCTGAATGTGGTCGACACCACACCATGGCGTCTATATTTAGATGGTTCGAGTCAGAAAAACGGAACAGGAGTCAGGGTTTTGATATTATCCCCCCAGGTAGGTCCGACGAAGTTTAAGTATATGATCAACGAGAAGTGTTCCAATAACAAATCCGAATACGAGGCCTTAATAGTCGGCCTTCAGCTGTTGAAAGAGTTAGGAGCCATTCGAATTGAGGTGAGGGGAGACTCGGAGTTGATAATAAAGCAAGTCATGCGTGAATATAAGTGCATCAAGAGGAGTTTATTGAAATACTTTGTGACTTCAACACGGCTACTAGAACACTTCGAAGTTGCAGACATAAGACATTTGCCCAAGAACGAGAACCAAGAGGCCAACGAGCTGGCCCAAGTCGCTTCAGGGTATAAGATGTCTAAGTCGAGCTTACAAGATATGATCGAGGTTCGAGGAAAAATGGTGTCAAGTACGCTCCCAATAGAGGATGTCCTCGACGAGAACGTCGGTCGTGATACAGAGCCCGAGGAAGAGTGTCAAGAAACCCGTGGAGTCGAAGAGGCATGTGAACATGAAGTGTTTTCTATCAATAGTTCATCACCGACAGATTGGAGAAAGCCGATCATCGACTACTTGGAGAATCCAGTCGGAAGTACTGACAGAAAAACCAAATATAGGGCTTTGAGCTACGTGTGGTCAAGCAACGAATTGCTAAAAAAGACACCATAA